One Baekduia alba genomic window, TCTCGATCTCCTGCTCGTAGGGCCCCACGCGCACGCGGCCCTTGACGCAGACGATCAGCTCCTCGGTCCCGGCCAGGTGCGTGTCGGTCCGCTGGTCGGTGCCGCGCGGCAGCTCGATGTCGTACATCTCGCTGCGGTGCTCGTGGCCGGCGACGTGCAGGAGCCACGCGTCCATGCCGCCCTCGGAGGGGATCGGCTCACCCGAGCGGGCCGGGATCGCCCGCGCGCGCGGGCCGGTGGGCGGGCTGATCAGCGAGCCGAGCGGGACGTCGAGCGCGCGCGAGACCCGCCACAGCGTCTCGATCGACGGGTTGCCCTCGCCGCGCTCGATGCGCGCGAGGATCGTCTTGGAGAGGCCCGCGGCGCGGCCGAGGTCGCCCAGCGACCAGCGCTGCGTCAGGCGCAGCTCGCGGACGGCGCCGCCGATGCGGCCGGCCAGGGCGTCGAGGTCGTCGTCGGGCGGGGCGGCGGTGGCATCCATGGTTGTCGATCGGCAACTCTAGTGCACACCTCGCGCTTCGGCCAGGTCACCGGCGGATCCGCCCGCCGGGTCGCCGCGCGGATCGTCGCGGCGACCAGCTCCGGTCGTCGAGCATGGGACGTGGCCGAGGCCGTCGACCGTGGTGTGACGTGCTCGATCCGGGCGGGCGCGCCGGATCGCCGGGCGCCCGCCGCTGTGGCCCAGCGCGGTCGGCGTGACGACGGCGACGTCCAGCTCCAGCAGCGGCCGGACGCGGTGTGCCAGGCGCGCGCTCATCGTGACGCCGTGCAACACGACGAGGGGCTCGCGCGGCATGGCGCGCGAATCTCCCGGCGCCCTGCGATGCTGCGGGCCGATGACCACCGTGCGCGAGGCGGCGTTCGCGTTCTTCCGCGAGCGCGGGATGACGACCATCTTCGGCAACCCCGGCTCGACCGAGCTGCCGATGCTCGCGGACTTCCCGCCGGACTTCACGTACGTCTTGGGGTTGCAGGAGGCGGTCGTCGTCGGGATGGCCGACGGCTACGCGCAGGCCTCCGGGCGCGTCGCGCACGTCAACCTGCACACCGCCCCCGGCGTCGGGAACGCGATGGGCGCGCTCTTCAACGCGCAGGCCAACAAGGCGCCGCTGCTCGTCACGGCCGGCCAGCAGGTCCGGCCGTACCTGACGATGCAGGCCAACCTGACCAACGTCCGCGCGGTCGAGGTGCCCCAGCCGTACGTGAAGTGGTCGTTCGAGCCGCCGCGGGCGGTCGACGTGCCGGCGGCGCTGGCGCGGGCGACGCACATCGCCTCGCTGCCGCCGGCGGGGCCGGCGTTCGTGTCGCTGCCGATGGACGACTGGGGCGCGGAGGTCGACGACGGCGCGACGCGGCTGGCGCTGGGGCGCGCCGTCTGCGGCCGCGCCGTGGCCGACCCTGCCGCCGTCGCCGCCCTCGCCGCCCGCCTGGCCGCCGCCTCGGCGCCGGTCGTGGTCGCGGGGCCGGGGATCGACGCGGCCGGCGGGTGGGACCAGGCGGTGGCGTTGGCCGAGCGCCTGTCGCTGCCGGTCTGGGCGTCGCCCGCGCCCGGCGGCGGGCGGCTCGGCTTCCCCGAGGGGCACGCGCTGTTCCGCGGCGTGCTGCCGCCGGCGATCGGGCCGGCCGGGCAGGTGCTCGGCGAGTACGACCTGGTGCTGGTCGTCGGGTCCTCGGTCTTCCCGTACTACCCGCACATCCCGGGCCCGGCCCTCGGCGACGGGACCGAGTTGGTGGCGTTGACCAACGACCCCGACGAGGCGGCGCGCGCGCCGATGGGCGACGCGATCGTGGCCGACATCGCGCTGACGCTGGACGCGCTGCTGGCGGCGGTGGACGGCGTGTCGGTCACGCGCATCCCGCCACCGCCGCTCGACCCTCCGCCGCCGGCCGGCGACGCCGACCCGGCCACCGGGCTGATGGACGCCGGCGACGTGCACGGCGTCCTGGCCGCGGTGCTGCCCGACGACGCGATCGTCGTCCTGGAGTCGCCGTCGAGCACGCTGGCGCTGCGCAACCGCCTGCGGCTGTCGCGGCCGGGGTCGTACTACTTCGGCGCGGCGGGCGGGCTCGGCTTCGGGCTCGCGGCGGCGCTCGGGGTGCAGCTCGCGGCGCCGTCCCGACCGGTCGTGTGCGTCCTGGGCGAGGGCTCGGCGCAGTACGCGATCACCGGGTTCTGGACGGCCAAGGCCTACGGGTTGCCGGTGACGTTCCTCGTCCTGCGCAACGGCGAGTACTCCATCTTGAAGTGGTTCTCGGGGCTCGAAGGGCTGTCGGGGGCGCCGGGGCTGGACCTGCCGGCGCTGGACGTCGCGGCGACGGCGGCCAGCTACGGGGTGCCGGGCGTGAAGGTGTCGGGGCGCGACGAGCTGCGGGCGGCGCTGGAAGCCGCGCTGGCCGACGAGGACGGGCCGCGGCTCGTCGAGGTCGGCGTCCGGCCGGGAATGGCGTTGGTGTAGGTGATGGGCGCGTCGTGGCGGCTCTGGCCCGGTCGGGTCGAGGCGTGGGCCGGCGGCCGGCTGGCGCGGCTGCTGCTGGCGCTGCCCGACGCGGCGCTGCGGCGGCTGGCCGGCACGCCGCCGCCCGCGGCGGCCGGGCTGCACCCGCAGGCGTGGCTGATCGCGCGGCTCGTGGCGATCGGACCAGATCGGATGAGCGACGAGGCGCCGGTGGTCGAGCAGCGGCGGCGGCTGGCGCTGCAGGCGCGGGCGCTCGGGGTCCGGACGGCGGGGCTGTCGGTCAGCGACCACGTCGCCGACGGCGTGCCCACCCGGCTCTACGTGCCCGAGACCGCCGGGGAGGACACCCCGTTGTTGGTGTACTACCACGGCGGCGGCTGGGTCCAGGGGTCGGTCGCGACCCACGACGCGAGCTGCCGGCTGCTGGCCGCGCTGAGCGGCGTGCGCGTGTTGTCGGTGGACTACCGGCTGGCGCCCGAGCATCCGTACCCGGCGGCCGTCGAGGACGCGATCACGGCATACCGGTGGGCGGCGCAGCGGTACGGCGGACGGTTGGCGGTCGGCGGCGACAGCGCGGGCGGGAACCTCGCGGCGGTCGTCGCGCTGACCGCCCGCGACGACGACGAGCTGCCCGACGCCGCGTTCCAGTTGTTGTTGTACCCGGTCACCGACGTGGCGGCGAAGTCGGCGTCCTACGCCACGTACGCGCGCGGGTTCGTGCTGACCGAGCCCGGGATGGACTGGTTCACGGGCAAGTACCTGCCGGAGGTGGCGCGCCGCTACGAGTGGCGGGCGTCGCCGCTGCGGGCGCCGGACCTCACCGGGCTGCCGCCCGCCTACGTGGCGACCTGCCTGCCCGACGTCCTGCGCGACGAGGGCGAGGCCTACGCCGCACGGCTGCGCGCGGCGGGCGTGCCGGTCGCGACGCAGCGCCACGCGCAGGTCCACGGCTTCTTCAACATGAGCGGGGCCCGGAGCAGCCGCGCGGCCATTGGTCAGATCGCCGGCGCGCTCCGCCAGGGCCTCGCGTCGACCTGAGCCGGCGTCGCCACCGACAGGTACCCTGTAGACGAGAGATGCCCGCCCGCCCGCCCGCACGCCCGAAGACCGTTGGTCCCGACCACGTGCCGTGCATGGAGCTCACCGAAGGCGAGGCCCGCTACCTGCTCGCCCTCCGCGACCTCAACTCCGCGGGCGTGCCGCCCTCCCAGGCCGCGGTCGCCCGCAAGGTCGGCGTCTCACACCCGACGGCGCTGGAGATGATCCGCCGCCTCCGCGCGCTGGACCTCGTCGCACCCGACGCCCTCACGCTGACGGCCAACGGCACCTCCGCCGCCCTGGTCCTGACCTCCCGCCGCCACGCCGCCCGCGTCCTCGCCCAGGAAGTCCTCGGCCTCGACGACGAGCAGGCCAACGCCGAAGCCGAAGCCTTGGCCACCAGCCTCTCCCCCGTCCTCGCCCGCCGCCTCGTCGCCTGGCGCACGCGCCGCGACAACGGCGAGGCCTAGCACCCCACGCCGGCGGAGCCGGCGACCCTCGCACCACCAGGGTGGACCACGCGCCGGTGCGAGAGCGGTGGCGGCGACCCGAGGCCGACTGCGGCCAAGGGCGGTGGCGGCGCCGGCGGGTGCGAAGGCGCGTCTGCCGGGCGTGGCGGAGCGCAGCGGCGGCAGCAGCACCGGGCGGCCGAGCGTCGGTGGCCCGCTCGCCGGGGAAGATGAGATCGGTTCTCGCTTATACTGGCCGCCCAGTGCCCGCCCCATTCGACCTGCCGTTCGTCCAGCGCGCCGTCGTGGAGATCGTTCTCCTCGCGGTCGGTTCGGGGATCCTCGGCACGTGGATCGTGTTGCGGGGGCTGAGCTTCTACGCGCATGCGGTCGGCACGGCCGCGTTCCCGGGGCTGGTGCTCGCCGATGGGCTCGGCTTCTCGCCGCTGCTCGGCGCGCTGGCCACGGCGGGCATCGTCGCGATCGGCGTCACCGCGCTCGCCAATCGCGGCCGGGCGGAGTACGACACCGCGACCGCGCTGGTCCTGGTCGGCGCGCTCGCGGCCGGCGTCATCCTGGCGTCCGACGTCTTCCACTCCCAAGGCAGCGTCGAGCGCCTGCTCTTCGGGAGCCTGCTGCTGATCGACTCCACCGACCAGATCGTCGCCGCCGTGGTCGGCGTCGCGGCCCTGGCGATCGGCGCGGTGCTCGGCCGGCGGTGGCTGGCCCACGGCTTCGACCGCGAGAGCGCGAAGGCGCTCGGCGCGCGCTCGCCGCTGCCGGACCTCCTGCTCCTCGCCCTCGTCGCGGCCTCGGCCGTCGCGGCGCTCGACGCCATCGGCGCGCTGCTCGCCACGGCGCTCCTCGTCGTCCCGGCCGCCACGACCCGCCTGCTCGTCGACCGCCTCCGCACCTGGCAGCTGACGACCGTCGCGCTGGTGGTCGCCGAGGGCGTCTTCGGCCTCTACCTGTCCGTCGAGACCAACGCGCCCCCAGGCGCGACGATCGCGGTCGTCGGCGGCGTCGTGTTCGCGATCACCGCTCTCGGGCGCGCAGCCGTCACCGCGCGCACCGCGCGCACCACCGCCGAAGCGACCGCGTGATCCTCAGCGCCGATCACCTCGCCGCCGGCTACGGCGGCCCGCCCGTCCTGCAGGACGTCACCTTCACCGCCCAGGCCGGCCAGCGCATCGCCGTCCTCGGGCCCAACGGCGGCGGCAAGACCACGCTCTTCCGCACCCTCCTCGGCGAGCTGCGCCCCAGCGCCGGCAGCCTCGTCCGCCCGCCGCGCGTCGGCGTGGTCCCCCAGACCGAGCGCTCACGCCTGGACTTCCCCGTGTCCGCCCTCGACGTCGCGCTGATGGGCACGCTCTCGACCCTCCCGTGGTGGAAGCGCCCGACCAAGGCCGACCGCCGCCGCGCGCGCCAGGCCCTCGCGGACGTCGGCCTCGCCGACCGCGCCGACCGCACCTTCGGCGACCTCAGCGGCGGTCAGCGCCAGCGCGTCCTCGTCGCCCGCGCGCTCGTCCAGGACGCCCCGGTCCTCCTGCTCGACGAGCCCTACGTCGGCCTCGACACGCCCAGCGTCGCCCTCCTGGACGACCTCCTCGACCGACTCGTACAACAAGGTCGCGCGCTCCTGATCGCCACCCACGACGTGGACCAGGCCCGCCGCTGGGAGCGCGTCCTCTGCCTCAACCGCCGCCAGATCGCGTTCGGCGAGCCGGCCGAGACGCTGACCCGCGAGACCCTCGAGCTGACCTACGGCGCCGAGATCGTCGACCTCCCCGGCGAGCGCTGCGTGCTGCCCGCCCACCACCACGACCACGCGTGATCGCGACCATCTGGCACAGCCTGGTCGAGCCCTGGCAGCAGGGCATCGACCGCCGCGCGCTGATCGAGGTCCTGCTGCTCGGCCTCACCGGCGGCGCGCTCGGGTGCTGGATCATCTTCTACAACCTGTCGTACTCCACCGAGTCGCTCGCGCACGCGCTCCTGCCCGGCCTCGTGCTCGCCGCGCTGACCGGCATCCCGCTGATCCTCGGCGGCGCCGCCGGCCTCGTCGTCGCCGCGCTGGCGATCGCGGCCGCCGCCCGGACCCCCGCGGTCGGCCGGGACACCGCGGTCGCAGTCGTGGTCACCGCGCTGCTCGGGCTCGGCGCGCTGCTCGCGCTCTCCCCCGACACGCCCGCCGGCCTCGGCGAGCTGCTCTTCGGCGACGTCCTCGGCGTGTCCGACACCGACCTCGCGCTCGCCGCGGCGCTCGCGGCCGCCGTGCTGATCGCCCTCGGCGCGCTCCACGGCCGCCTCCTGCTCGTCGGCTTCGACCGCCTCAACGCCCGCGCGCTCGGGGTCAACCCCACCACCATCGACGTCGCCCTGCTGCTGCTCGTCGCCGCCGCGCTGCTCGTGGCCGTCCAGGGCCTCGGCAACCTGCTCGTGGTCGCGGTCCTCGTCGGCCCCGCCGCCTGCGCCCGCGCGGTCACGCACCGCATGTCCACCATGATGGTGGTGGCGGCGGCGACCGCCGTCGTCGCCGGCTTCGGCGGCCTCTACCTGTCCTACTACGCGCGCACCGCGGCCGGCGCGTCGATCGCGGCCGTCATCTGCGGCGTCTACGCCCTGGCGCTGCTCACGCGGAGCATTCCGCGCACGAGCCATGGAGCACCACGTCGTGCTCCGCAACCGTGAACGTGACCTTCCGCGCCAGCCGCTGGATCGAGTCCTCCAGCTCGGGATCCTCGAACGGGATCACGATGCCGCACGCGTCGCACACCATGTGATGGTGATGGCCTTCTGACCGGTGCGCCTCGAAGCGCGCCAGCCCCTGGCCGACCTCGACGCGGGTGATGAGCTTCAGCGCCTCGAGCTCTTCGAGGATGCGGTAGATCGACGCCCGCGCGACCGGCCGCGCCCCGTCGCCGGCGGTGCCCAGCGTCTCCTCGATCTCGGCCGCCGACAGCGCGCAGCGCTGGTCGTCGAGCAGCGCGATCAGCGACGCCCGCGCGCCGCCACGCCGGTAGCCGGCCTCGGCCAGCGCGTCGGTGGCGCGCTCCGCCCAGCACGCGCCGTCGGCGCACCCATGATGGTGATCGTGTTGGCTGCCGATGGGAACCATTCCCGTAAAGGGTATCGCCGCGCTAGCATCGCGGCCATGTGCGCAGGGTGTGCGATGACCGCCATGGCGGGCGCGAGCGGCGTCCGCTCGTGGCTGCAGACCCGCGGCTGGAGCTGGCTGACGCCGGACCGCCTGCGGCGCACGACCGTCGCGGTCTTCGCGATCGCGACGGTCGTCTCCACGGTGGGGCTGGCCGGCTCGGGCTGAGCCGGCGCCCGGCCTACGTCGAGAGCTGGGACGCGACCTTCGACAGCGGCTCGGCCAGCGCGTCGACCAGCTGGCTCAGGCGCTTGCGCTCGGCCGGCGTGACCTTCTCGTAGGTCGGGTAGCTGTCGCCCTCCTTGAGCTGGGCCAGCCGCGCGTTGACGGCGTCGAAGCGCGCAGCGATCGTCGTCGCCAGCTCCGGGTCGCTCTTGCGCAGCGCCGGCGCGAGCAGCCCGAACGCGGTCTCCGAGCCCTCGACGTTGGCCTGGAAGTCGGAGAGGTCGGTGTGCGAATACCGATCCTCCTCACCCGTGATCTTGGAGGCCGAGACCTCGTCGAGCAGGCCGTTGGCGCCGTTGGCCAGCTCCTCGGGCTGGTAGGTCAGCCCGGTGGTCTTGGTCTGGAGCTGCTTGACGTCGGCCAGCAGCTTGTCGGCGATCGGGGTCAGGCCCTTCGTGGAGCTCTTGACCCACAGCCCCTGCTCGATCTTGTGGAAGCCCGTCCACGGCGTGCCCTTCGCGACGTCGTTGACGCGCGCGTCGATCTCGGGGTCCAGCGTGCCGAAGGACTCGGCGACCGGCTCGATCGTCTCGTACGGCGCACGGGCGGCGGCGAACTGGGCCTTGGCCTCCTCGACGTCGCCGGCCTTGACGGCTTCGACGAACTTCTGGGTGCGCTGCACCAGGATCTTGGACTGGTTGGTGACGTAGGACGCGTAGGACGCGGTCGCGGACTTCAGCAGCGGGTCGCCCGCGCCGGTGTCGGCCACGGCCTTGCCGCCGACCGTCAGCGCGCCGGTCGCCGCGGTCTTCCCGCCCGGGCACGACATGGAGTACTCGCCCGGCTTCAGGTTGACCGTGAACGACCCGGACAGGCCGGCGACCAGGTTCTCCTTCTCGCCCAGGATGCGCGAGCCGCTGAGCACCTCGAACTCGCTGACGCGCCCGGTCCCGCCGTTGGTGACCTTGAACTCGGTCGGCCCCGCGTTGAGCTTCATCGTCGCGGGCTCGCAGCCGGCGTCGGTCAGCTTGACCGCGACCTGCTTGGTGCCGGGCGCGCTGCTGGAGTCGTCCGACGACCCGCAGGCGGCGAGGAAAAGGGCGGCGGCGGTGACGACGACCGTCGCGACGGCGGTGCTCTTCATGCGGTGCTCCTTGGCGGGCTTCTTGCGCGCCGGAATCAAGATGTACGTGATGGCAGGGATGGCGTACGCGAGGTAGCCGATGACCTCGATGGTGGTCGGCTGCGGCTGCAGGCCGAGCATGCCCGTGAGCAATGCGGCGGTCCACGTGCCGGGGACGACGAGCCACGTCAGGTCGACGGCCTGGTCCTGGCCGAAGTTGATCCAGCCGGCCTCGTGGGCCGTGTGCAGCGTGCTGGCGACCAGGCCGGCCGCGACGAGCGCGAGCACGAGGCCGGTCAGCCGGAAGAAGCGGGCGTAGTTGAGCTTGACGCCGCCGCGGTAGATCGCGAAGCCGATGACGACCGCGGTGAGGATGCCGAGGATCGCGCCGATGCCGGCGGTGCCCGCGTTGTCGCTGTTCTGAAAGACGGCGACGAGGAAGACCGCGGTCTCCAGGCCCTCGCGGAAGACCGCGAAGAACGCCATGCCGATGAGCGCGCCGACCGAGCCCTGCTTGAGCGCGGACGCCGTGTTGGCGCGCAGCTCGGCGCTGAGCCCCGCCGCGTTGCGGCGCATCCACACCAACATGAACGTGACGATGCCCACGGCGACCGCGCCGACGACCGTCTCCAGGCCCTCCTGCTGCTTCTGCGGGAGCTCCTGGTTGACGACCTCGAGCAGGATCCCGACCGCGAGGCAGATCGTGGCGGCGGCCACGACGCCGGCCCAGACCCAGCGCAGCGCGTCGGTCCGGCCCTCCTGGCGGAGGAACGTGGCGATGATCGAGACGATGAGCGCGGCCTCTACGCCTTCGCGCAGGCCGATCACGAACGTCGGAAGCATGCGCGCATCTTAGGCGTCCCTAAGCGAAGATGTCGGGTTCCCTAATTCGGGTGCCCGAAACCTGGCGCTTTCGCGCGCCGGGTACGGTCGCCTGATCATGGCGAAGATCCACCGGCACGAGCTCGGCCTGACCTGGGTGATGGACGACGCGATGGAGCGCGGCTCCCACGCGCTGGTCGCCGACGACGGGCGCGTCTGGCTCGTCGACCCCGTGCGCGAGGACGAGGCGCTGGCGGCGGCCGCGGCGCTGGGCGCGACCGCCGGGGTGCTCCAGCTCCTGGACCGCCACAACCGCGACTGCGCGGCCCTCGCCGGCGAGCTCGGGGTGCGCCACTACACGGTCCCGGACGTGCTGACCGGCGGGGACGGCTTCCCGTTCGAGGTCCGGCGCGTGGTCTGGAACCCGCTGTGGAAGGAGGCCGCGCTGTGGTGGCCGCAGCGGCGCGCGCTGGTCGTCGCCGAGGCGCTGGGGACCAACGCGGCGTTCGCGGTCGGCGACGGGCCGGTCGGCATCCACCCGCTGCGGCGGCTGCTGCCGCCGGGCATGGTGAAGGGGCTGGGCGCCGAGCACCTGCTCGTCGGGCACGGCGCCCCGCTGCACGGCCCGGACGTCGGGGCGAGCGTCGATCGGGCGATCGCCCGGTCGCGCCACGACATCCCGAAGCTGGTGACCAAGATCCCGACGCTGATCCGCGCGGCGCGCTGACGTCTTCCAACGAGACAGTCGCCGTCGACTGTCTCAATCGTGGCGTATGCTCGGCGCTGCCCGCCCCGAGCCCGAGGAGCCCCATGTCCGCTGAGCCCGTCCTGTCCCCCGTCCTGGACGCCTTCCGCCTCGACGGCAAGGTCGCCGTCGTGACCGGCGCGTCGTCCGGCCTCGGCGTCGCCTTCGCGCAGGCGCTGGCCGAGGCCGGCGCCGACGTCGCGCTCGGCGCGCGCCGCGTCGACCGCCTCGAAGACACCAAGGGGCTCGTCGAGGCCGCCGGGCGCCGCGCGATCGCCGTCGCGACCGACGTCACCCGGCCCGAGGACTGCACCGGCCTGGTCGAGGCCGCGATGGCCGCGTTCGGCCGCGTCGACATCCTGGTCAACAACGCCGGCGTCGGGACCGCGGTCCCGGCGACGCGCGAGACGCCCGAGCAGTTCCGCCAGGTCATCGACATCAACTTGAACGGCTGCTATTGGATGGCGCAGGCCGCGGGCCGGATCATGCAGCCGGGCAGCAGCATCATCAACATCTCGTCGGTGCTCGGCATCACGACCGCCGGGCTGCCGCAGGCCGCCTACGCGGCGTCCAAGGCCGGCCTGATCGGGCTCACGCGCGACCTCGCGCAGCAGTGGACGGGCCGCAAGGGGATCCGCGTCAACGCGCTCGCGCCCGGCTTCTTCGCCAGCGAGATGACCGAGCAGTACCCGGACGACTACCTCAAGATGATGGAGTACCGGATCCTGGCGGGCCGGACCGGCGACCCGCGCGAGCTGGCGGCGGCCGTCGTCTTCCTCGCCTCGCCCGGCGCCGGGTACATCACCGGCCAGACGCTGCCCGTCGACGGTGGCCTGACCATCACGTGAGCCGCACCGCCGCGGCGACGCGCGAGGACGTGGTCCTGGCCGCCGCGCGGCGGTTCGGGCGCGGCGAGCGCATCGACGTCGCGGCCGTCGTCGCGGACACCGGCGTGGCGCGCGCGACCGCGCACCGTTGGTTCGGCACGCGCGAGGGGCTGATCGGCGAGGCGATCGTGCGCGCGTCCGAGCCGGTGTTCGCCGAGGCGCGCGAGCGGGCCGCGACCGACGGGCTCGTCGCCGCCTTCGACGGCGTGGTGCGCCGGCTGGCCGCCGAGGAGGGGCTGCGCCGCTTCCTGGAGACCGAGCGCGAGGCGGCGCTGCGGATCCTGACCTCCAGCGGCGGGATCGTGCAGCCGGCGTGGGTCGCCCGGACCCAGGCGCTGCTCGAGGACGAGGCGGCGGCGGGGCGCTTCCACCCCAGCGTCGACCCGCCGACGTTGTCCTACGCCATCGTCCGGCTCGTCGAGGCGTTCCTGTACAACGACGCCGCGGCCGGCCTGCGCGGCGACGCCGACCGCCTCCGGGTCGTGCTGGCCGCGCTGCTCGGCCCGCCCTCGACGTCCTAGCGTCCTGATTCGTTGATTCGGCCGCAGCGTACGGGGACTGCCGTCGAATCAATGAATCAGGGCGCTAGAGGGTCGGGACCCAGCCCGCCGGGAACGCGCCCGCCGGGACGAGGCCCGGACGGTCGTCGAACCACTTGCGCGCGACCTGCCCGGCGGGCCGCGACTCGATCAGCCGGCGCACGTCGCCGACCGTCAGCAGGACGCTGAGCGTCGCGCCGATCTGGAGGTCCGCCGCGTTGGGCGCGTCCCCCGCGACGATGCCGTCCGACACATAGGCATCAACCTGGTCGAGCTTGGCCGGGAGGCCGGCGAGGTCCTCGGCGAGGCGCACGGCGGTGATGTTGTGGTACTTCCACGAGCCGCGGACGTAGCGCATGGCGAAGTCCGTGCCGGGCGGGTCGAGCGGGTCGCCGCCCGCGAAGGTGCCCATCGCCTCGGGGCGGAAGTGGAGCGCGCCCCAAGGCAGCCGGCGGCCGAGGTCCTGCAGCTCGTCGTCGCCCCACCGCGCCGCGGCGCGGATCGCCTCGGCCCGCTCGGCCGGGTACAGCGACGGCTCGGGCGCGAGCTGCTCCAGGCGCTCGAGGATCGCGTTGGAGCCGTGGACCGGCTCGTCGTCGACGAGCATCCCGGGCACCGTGCGGCGCCCGGCGCCGTAGAGCTCCTCCATCTGGTCGGGATGCGGCCCGGCCTGCAGCTCGACCTTCTCGTAGTCCAACCCCTTCAGCTTGAGCGCGGCCTCGACCGCCACGCACGGGTGCGACGGTGGCAGGACGTGGAAGACGAGACGCGGCTGCGTGACGGACATCGGCGCATCCTACGGACGGGAACCGTCAGAGCAGCGCCATGTCGGGGTCGTGCAGCAGGAAGCCGGCGGCGTCCAGGATCCCGCGGTCGTCGAGCCGCGTGAGGCGATCGGTCGGCTCGCGGTCGCCGCAGTCCCAGGCCGCCACGCTGGCGGTGTCGGCCAGCGGCTGCAGGCCGGCCTCGGCGGGCGCGTCGAGCGCCTGGCGGAACCACGCCAGGTCGTCGGAGATCCGGCGCGGTCGCTCGGCGGTCGTCGCCTCCGCGTCCGCGTCCCAGGGATCCTCGCCGCTGCGGCGCTCGGGCACGCCGGGCGGGCGCGTCAGCGCGACGCCGAGGGCGCCCATCCAGTCGGGGCGTGGTCGGACCAGCTCAAGAATCGCCATGGGTGAGTGCTGCCCGTTACGACGCAATTCTGAGCGTCACGCGGCGCGCAGGGGCGAGCGCTGGCTCAAGCGACAGCGTCGAACGGTGGGTCGCCGAGGATCTCGACGCCGTTGAGGAACGCGGTCTGCTGGAGCGCGATCGCGGCGGCCGGGTGCGGCTCGGCGGTGGGCGGCGGCGGCAGCTCGCGCTGCGGCGCGGGGACGGAGAGCGCGCGGAAGTAGCGCTCCTGGCCGGCGGGGATGCCGAAGATGATGAGCTTGGTGGCCTCGATGGCCAGCAGCGCGTGCGGGAGCTCGCGCGGGATGAAGACGACACCGCCGGCGCCGACGGTCTGCTCGGCGCCGTCGAGGTGGACGGTGAGCGCGCCGGAGAGGACGTACAGCGTCTCGTCGTCGTAGGGCTGGCGGTGCAGCGGGGTCATCGCCCCGGCGGGCATCGCGACTTCGACGAGCGAGACGCGGTCGCCGGTCTGCGCGCCGGTGAGGCGCAGGTCGACGAGGCGGTCGCGGTACCAGCGCAGCTCGCCGTCGCCGGGGAGCGCGACGGTGGGCTCGGCCACGGAGGGCGCGGGCGAGGTCGGGGAGGGAGCGGGCATGACGGCAAGCGTGCCGATCGGCGCTTGCCGGACGCTTGCCGCGCCCCCTCACGGCCGGCGCCGTCGCTTGCCGCGCGCCGGCCAGCCCGCGCGAAAGCCCTGGAAATCTGACTAAACGGCCATGCCGGCGAGCACGCGTCGCTGGAGGCCCGTCGTGTCGGCGTCGGGCTCCAGGCCGGCGCCTTCGACGAGCAGCCGGCGGCACTCGAGGTACTGGCGCAGCGCGAGCGAGCGCCGGCCGGTCCGGGCGTGCGCGCAGATCAGCATGCGGTGCGCGCCCTCGTCGAGCGGGTCGAGCGCGACGAGCCGGCGGGCGACGGCGGCGACCGCGAGCTCGTCGCCGGCGGCGCGGTGCTCGTCGGCGAGGGCGACGAGCACGCGGTGCAGCAGCGCGGTCAGCTCCTCGCGCCAGGCCGCGGCCCAGTCGGCGTACTCCTCCTCGGGCAGCGGCATCCCGGTCCACAGCCCGACCGCGGCCTCCAGCGCGCCGCGGCGCGCCGGGCCGATCGTCGCCAGCGCGTCGGTCGCCACCGCCGCGAAGCGCTCGGCGTCGACGAGGTCGCGCTCGTCGAGCTCCAGCACGTAGGCGCGGTCGCCGGACCGGATCGCGGACGCCGCGACGCCCGGCGGGTCGACGACCTGCCGCGCGCGCGACACCGCGACCTGCAACGCGCTGCGCGCCTTGTCGGCGGGTCGGTCGGGCCACAGCGCCTCGAGGATCCGCTCCTCCGGG contains:
- a CDS encoding glutathione S-transferase N-terminal domain-containing protein, which gives rise to MSVTQPRLVFHVLPPSHPCVAVEAALKLKGLDYEKVELQAGPHPDQMEELYGAGRRTVPGMLVDDEPVHGSNAILERLEQLAPEPSLYPAERAEAIRAAARWGDDELQDLGRRLPWGALHFRPEAMGTFAGGDPLDPPGTDFAMRYVRGSWKYHNITAVRLAEDLAGLPAKLDQVDAYVSDGIVAGDAPNAADLQIGATLSVLLTVGDVRRLIESRPAGQVARKWFDDRPGLVPAGAFPAGWVPTL
- a CDS encoding Fur family transcriptional regulator, translating into MVPIGSQHDHHHGCADGACWAERATDALAEAGYRRGGARASLIALLDDQRCALSAAEIEETLGTAGDGARPVARASIYRILEELEALKLITRVEVGQGLARFEAHRSEGHHHHMVCDACGIVIPFEDPELEDSIQRLARKVTFTVAEHDVVLHGSCAECSA
- the efeO gene encoding iron uptake system protein EfeO yields the protein MLPTFVIGLREGVEAALIVSIIATFLRQEGRTDALRWVWAGVVAAATICLAVGILLEVVNQELPQKQQEGLETVVGAVAVGIVTFMLVWMRRNAAGLSAELRANTASALKQGSVGALIGMAFFAVFREGLETAVFLVAVFQNSDNAGTAGIGAILGILTAVVIGFAIYRGGVKLNYARFFRLTGLVLALVAAGLVASTLHTAHEAGWINFGQDQAVDLTWLVVPGTWTAALLTGMLGLQPQPTTIEVIGYLAYAIPAITYILIPARKKPAKEHRMKSTAVATVVVTAAALFLAACGSSDDSSSAPGTKQVAVKLTDAGCEPATMKLNAGPTEFKVTNGGTGRVSEFEVLSGSRILGEKENLVAGLSGSFTVNLKPGEYSMSCPGGKTAATGALTVGGKAVADTGAGDPLLKSATASYASYVTNQSKILVQRTQKFVEAVKAGDVEEAKAQFAAARAPYETIEPVAESFGTLDPEIDARVNDVAKGTPWTGFHKIEQGLWVKSSTKGLTPIADKLLADVKQLQTKTTGLTYQPEELANGANGLLDEVSASKITGEEDRYSHTDLSDFQANVEGSETAFGLLAPALRKSDPELATTIAARFDAVNARLAQLKEGDSYPTYEKVTPAERKRLSQLVDALAEPLSKVASQLST
- a CDS encoding QsdR family transcriptional regulator codes for the protein MSRTAAATREDVVLAAARRFGRGERIDVAAVVADTGVARATAHRWFGTREGLIGEAIVRASEPVFAEARERAATDGLVAAFDGVVRRLAAEEGLRRFLETEREAALRILTSSGGIVQPAWVARTQALLEDEAAAGRFHPSVDPPTLSYAIVRLVEAFLYNDAAAGLRGDADRLRVVLAALLGPPSTS
- a CDS encoding SDR family NAD(P)-dependent oxidoreductase, with amino-acid sequence MSAEPVLSPVLDAFRLDGKVAVVTGASSGLGVAFAQALAEAGADVALGARRVDRLEDTKGLVEAAGRRAIAVATDVTRPEDCTGLVEAAMAAFGRVDILVNNAGVGTAVPATRETPEQFRQVIDINLNGCYWMAQAAGRIMQPGSSIINISSVLGITTAGLPQAAYAASKAGLIGLTRDLAQQWTGRKGIRVNALAPGFFASEMTEQYPDDYLKMMEYRILAGRTGDPRELAAAVVFLASPGAGYITGQTLPVDGGLTIT
- a CDS encoding metal ABC transporter permease, yielding MIATIWHSLVEPWQQGIDRRALIEVLLLGLTGGALGCWIIFYNLSYSTESLAHALLPGLVLAALTGIPLILGGAAGLVVAALAIAAAARTPAVGRDTAVAVVVTALLGLGALLALSPDTPAGLGELLFGDVLGVSDTDLALAAALAAAVLIALGALHGRLLLVGFDRLNARALGVNPTTIDVALLLLVAAALLVAVQGLGNLLVVAVLVGPAACARAVTHRMSTMMVVAAATAVVAGFGGLYLSYYARTAAGASIAAVICGVYALALLTRSIPRTSHGAPRRAPQP